A DNA window from Aureibaculum sp. 2308TA14-22 contains the following coding sequences:
- a CDS encoding FG-GAP-like repeat-containing protein: MTKLREELNAHIIALALLLSFPSVAQTTFTESGAAYGLNIGGTKDGGHAWADYDGDGDLDVLVLINSTSQRNYLLRNNRIGAGTNDFTNVQPTLVPGMLNRRAERQAAWGDLNNDGRPDFMMNSYGTTSGTVAIQIFIQNADGTFGDGTIGSTAPITVGENASATITINPLNTEGAGFFDFEGDGDLDIFFDSHDYGIELLRNNYIDHTTHTIVNPAPASLYTHITTSNGSPNVDFGLNQYAVDGDYGTAADVNDDGWVDIFMRKRDEKDFFLNLGGVFDNVNGADLGEASNDNKGANGLWDLDNDGDLDAVWTENGLTQIYRNDGPGIWTALGAAVFPGLPQPADINFSTPGVADDRSTAVIDALAGGDIDNDGDIDIILVGNSRSYLFINQLNSPTPAPGTVGSGAAMTFSLDAQTFNSGANGEGTTMVDIDDDGDLDIYMNISGTNRLYINNLPAANRNNHLIVDVSEDRNPDGTTGGFPGRTAIGTNVLIRDCDGNIVSGLRQVNGVFGHGTQQSPEVHFGLPLGEGQTYLIEVHYPNLYNAAASGITRLIATGIAQPSTIAGTNHYTLTTTDAESLQNPSAPIAVADTENLTTNYNISVQLSLFDNDSEPDGDNFFIQSVVQPAVGSVVIDDADLGLVTFTYTAGTAFAGTTFDYTITDAIVTLCPGAGKTDTATVTINPPTPEDCTNGVDDDGDGLVDCDDPDCNLKGNGYDWYFGQNAGLDFENAVGPIQVPSPLMNAEEGCSVRSDEQGNLLFYTDGTTVYNRNHQIMPNGGGLSGGPSATQSGVIVKDPGNANRYYVFYINNAGTQSYYATIDMTLNGGLGDVVTKNTGIQAVGGEKIAAWPHANGTDIWVVLVNQNSIFARLLTAGGLGAAVTTNVPSPGRRYGQMKFSPDGSRLAITCYPTSFASYQVQLVDFNNNTGQFSNLQSWALDEPYGVEFSPSGDYLYVTDMGWASAPGRIMQYDILNNTTGATIGASGVAILSANHLFAALQVAPDNKIYMATSVVGNNPRNGLAVINNPNNAGAAANAVADQITFTGGAMSRSGLPNIPAYQLRPEPVITVVDITQTCFSNVELQVSAFGANSYQWLLDGVALPGETGTTLDPDAPGEYQVEVTYGCDTETSESFSVLNDTDNDCVDDSIDYDTDNDGILDSVECPPVTLSTDLSSIFTENKSPSLNMRYSGQADSNIDQTNEIVFTVSNGPVGTSWVVLSSSNAIITITGNEIRITGDATTGSGGAGPFATYDIRTTRPSLQVTIDFNDITTSSTPSTNFQLYGCSDLDGDGLYGLLDLDSDGDGIPDNVEAQTTIGYVAPNADSQATYTANNGLNSAYLPGGLTPTNTDGADNPDYLDLDSDNEGANDTTEAGITLANNDADGDGLDDNTDATVGYADSGGTIDDPLTNPVILPDVDNDATTGGDVDFRDAITIADLSLTKTVNNSNPDEGDNITFTITITNNGSGPASSIEVSDIIPTDFTYTHIPANYSTSQGTVTFNAGARALNWDLGAFILPNGDSITLQYTVTVDVCGEFVNQAEITNSSVSDPDSTPNNGQ; the protein is encoded by the coding sequence TTGACCAAGCTAAGAGAAGAATTAAATGCACATATAATAGCCCTTGCGTTATTATTATCTTTCCCCTCAGTAGCCCAGACTACTTTTACCGAAAGCGGAGCTGCCTATGGATTAAACATAGGAGGTACAAAAGATGGTGGCCACGCATGGGCCGATTATGATGGAGATGGTGATTTAGATGTTTTAGTTTTAATCAATAGCACATCTCAACGAAATTATTTATTAAGGAATAATCGTATCGGTGCAGGGACAAATGATTTTACGAATGTTCAACCCACCTTAGTTCCTGGTATGTTGAATCGTCGAGCCGAAAGACAGGCCGCCTGGGGAGATTTAAACAATGACGGACGTCCCGACTTCATGATGAATTCATATGGTACAACTTCAGGAACAGTAGCAATTCAAATTTTTATTCAAAACGCTGATGGAACCTTTGGAGATGGTACAATTGGTTCTACGGCTCCAATTACAGTTGGAGAAAATGCTAGTGCCACAATTACAATCAACCCTTTAAATACTGAAGGAGCGGGTTTTTTCGATTTTGAAGGTGATGGTGATTTAGATATCTTTTTTGATAGTCATGATTACGGTATTGAGTTGTTAAGAAATAATTACATAGACCATACTACACATACAATTGTAAATCCAGCTCCAGCTTCATTATACACCCATATTACAACAAGTAACGGCTCTCCCAATGTAGATTTTGGTTTAAACCAGTATGCAGTAGATGGAGACTATGGAACCGCTGCTGATGTTAACGATGATGGATGGGTTGATATTTTTATGCGTAAGCGTGATGAGAAAGATTTCTTTTTAAATCTTGGGGGTGTTTTTGATAACGTAAATGGAGCAGATTTAGGAGAGGCTTCTAATGATAATAAAGGTGCAAATGGTTTGTGGGATTTAGATAATGATGGAGATTTAGATGCTGTTTGGACAGAAAATGGACTAACGCAAATTTATAGAAATGATGGGCCAGGGATTTGGACAGCATTAGGAGCAGCAGTGTTTCCTGGGTTACCTCAACCTGCAGATATTAATTTTAGTACACCGGGTGTTGCAGATGATAGATCAACGGCCGTAATCGATGCCTTGGCAGGTGGAGACATAGATAATGATGGTGACATTGATATTATTCTTGTTGGTAATAGTCGAAGTTACTTATTCATTAATCAATTGAATAGTCCAACTCCTGCTCCAGGAACTGTAGGAAGCGGTGCCGCTATGACATTTTCGTTAGATGCTCAAACATTCAATTCTGGGGCAAATGGAGAAGGAACTACCATGGTAGATATAGATGATGATGGTGATTTAGATATTTATATGAACATTAGCGGTACTAACAGATTATATATTAATAATCTACCCGCAGCAAACAGAAATAATCATTTAATAGTAGATGTATCAGAAGATAGAAACCCAGATGGAACCACGGGTGGATTTCCGGGTAGAACGGCAATTGGAACTAATGTTTTAATTAGAGATTGTGACGGAAATATTGTTAGTGGTTTACGACAGGTCAATGGTGTCTTTGGGCATGGAACTCAGCAATCGCCCGAAGTTCATTTTGGATTACCTTTGGGTGAAGGCCAAACTTATTTGATTGAGGTACACTATCCAAATTTATATAATGCAGCGGCATCTGGTATTACTAGATTAATCGCCACAGGTATAGCTCAACCTAGTACAATTGCGGGAACTAACCACTATACCCTTACTACAACCGATGCAGAATCTTTACAAAACCCTAGTGCACCAATAGCTGTTGCGGATACTGAGAACTTAACAACTAACTATAATATATCAGTTCAATTATCCCTATTTGATAATGATTCTGAACCTGATGGAGATAATTTCTTTATCCAAAGCGTCGTACAACCAGCTGTTGGTTCTGTTGTAATTGATGATGCAGATCTTGGCTTGGTAACTTTTACTTATACTGCGGGAACTGCGTTTGCAGGAACCACATTTGATTATACCATTACCGATGCCATTGTTACACTTTGTCCTGGTGCCGGAAAAACGGATACTGCTACGGTTACAATTAATCCACCAACACCTGAGGATTGTACCAATGGTGTTGATGATGATGGAGATGGATTGGTAGATTGTGACGATCCGGATTGTAATTTAAAAGGAAACGGATACGATTGGTATTTTGGACAAAATGCGGGTCTTGATTTTGAAAATGCGGTTGGACCAATACAAGTTCCTTCTCCTTTAATGAATGCTGAAGAAGGCTGTTCAGTTAGATCAGACGAACAAGGAAACTTATTATTCTATACAGACGGGACGACTGTTTATAATAGAAATCATCAAATAATGCCCAACGGGGGAGGACTTTCTGGAGGACCCAGTGCCACGCAATCTGGGGTCATTGTTAAAGATCCCGGTAATGCCAATAGATATTATGTATTTTATATCAATAATGCAGGAACTCAATCCTATTATGCAACCATTGACATGACGTTAAACGGAGGACTAGGTGATGTAGTTACCAAAAACACAGGAATTCAAGCTGTTGGTGGCGAAAAAATTGCGGCTTGGCCACACGCCAATGGCACTGATATTTGGGTAGTATTGGTCAATCAAAATAGCATATTTGCTCGCTTATTAACGGCGGGTGGATTAGGGGCAGCGGTAACTACTAATGTTCCTTCACCCGGTAGAAGATATGGCCAAATGAAATTTTCACCAGACGGTTCAAGATTAGCTATCACTTGTTATCCAACATCTTTTGCAAGCTATCAAGTTCAATTGGTGGATTTTAACAATAATACGGGACAATTTTCAAATCTCCAATCATGGGCATTAGACGAACCTTACGGGGTCGAATTTTCACCGAGCGGAGATTATTTGTATGTAACTGATATGGGTTGGGCATCTGCTCCGGGACGCATCATGCAATATGACATTTTAAACAATACAACTGGAGCTACAATTGGAGCGAGTGGAGTAGCTATACTCTCAGCAAATCATCTTTTCGCTGCCTTACAAGTTGCCCCTGATAATAAGATTTATATGGCCACCTCTGTGGTAGGTAATAATCCCAGAAATGGTCTAGCCGTAATTAATAATCCGAATAATGCTGGAGCTGCGGCTAATGCTGTTGCCGACCAAATTACATTTACAGGTGGTGCAATGTCACGTTCAGGCTTACCAAATATTCCGGCCTATCAGTTAAGACCAGAGCCAGTAATTACCGTGGTAGATATTACCCAAACCTGTTTTTCTAATGTAGAATTACAAGTTAGTGCTTTTGGGGCGAATTCTTATCAATGGCTTTTAGATGGTGTCGCTCTTCCCGGAGAGACAGGCACTACTTTAGATCCTGATGCTCCTGGAGAATATCAGGTAGAAGTTACTTATGGTTGTGATACTGAAACATCTGAATCATTTAGTGTTTTAAATGATACGGACAATGATTGTGTTGACGATTCTATTGACTACGATACAGACAATGATGGAATTTTGGACAGTGTAGAATGTCCACCTGTTACATTATCTACAGATCTATCATCTATTTTTACTGAGAATAAAAGCCCAAGTCTAAATATGCGTTATTCTGGACAGGCCGATTCGAATATAGATCAAACAAATGAAATAGTTTTTACCGTTTCTAATGGTCCAGTCGGAACTTCTTGGGTAGTCTTATCCTCTTCCAACGCAATAATCACAATTACAGGAAATGAGATTAGGATTACTGGAGATGCAACTACGGGAAGTGGAGGTGCAGGACCTTTTGCGACTTATGACATAAGAACCACTAGACCTTCGTTACAAGTTACCATAGACTTTAATGATATAACGACCTCGAGTACACCTTCCACCAACTTTCAGCTTTATGGATGTTCTGACCTAGATGGTGATGGATTATACGGTTTATTAGATTTAGATTCAGATGGAGATGGAATCCCAGATAATGTTGAAGCACAGACCACCATTGGGTATGTCGCACCGAATGCTGATAGTCAAGCTACTTATACAGCGAATAATGGATTAAACTCTGCTTATTTACCTGGCGGTCTTACCCCTACCAATACAGATGGTGCTGATAACCCTGATTATTTAGATTTAGATTCAGATAATGAAGGAGCAAATGATACAACTGAAGCAGGAATAACATTAGCTAATAATGATGCAGATGGTGATGGTTTGGATGATAATACTGATGCAACAGTGGGGTATGCAGATTCAGGAGGAACCATTGATGACCCACTAACAAATCCAGTTATTTTACCAGATGTTGATAATGATGCCACTACGGGCGGTGATGTAGATTTTAGAGATGCCATAACTATTGCCGATTTAAGTTTAACAAAAACAGTAAACAATAGTAATCCTGATGAAGGAGATAATATCACCTTTACTATTACAATTACAAACAATGGATCTGGACCAGCAAGTTCAATTGAAGTAAGTGATATTATACCAACAGATTTTACCTATACACATATCCCAGCGAATTATTCTACAAGTCAAGGTACTGTAACATTTAATGCTGGAGCAAGAGCTTTGAATTGGGATTTAGGAGCATTTATATTACCTAATGGAGACTCAATAACATTGCAATATACCGTAACAGTAGATGTTTGTGGTGAATTTGTCAATCAAGCTGAAATTACAAATAGTTCAGTATCTGACCCTGATTCAACACCAAATAATGGTCAATAA